TTATTGACACCGCCCGCAATCTGGAAGCCATGAATCCCGACGTCATTGTCATCCGCCACAGCGCTTCCGGAGCTCCGCAAATGCTGGCCTCACTGGTTAAACAATCTATCATCAATGCCGGCGATGGCGCGCATGAACACCCAACGCAGGCTCTGCTGGATATGATGACTATTAAAGAACACAAAAGTAAAATCGCCGGATTGAAGGTGGCGATAATCGGCGATATCGAACACAGCCGTGTCGCCCGTTCCAATATTTACGGCCTGTCCAAAATGGGCGCTGATGTTGTCCTGGCCGGTCCGGCGACCATGCTGCCGCGCGATATCGAACAAATGGGTGTAAAAGTTTTTAACAAGATGGAAGAAGCTATTGAAGGCGCGGACGTAGTAATGATGCTGCGCATTCAGTTGGAAAGGCAAAAACAAAGCATCTTCCCGTCACTGCGCGAATATTCCCAGCATTACTGCCTTAACCGCAACAACATTAAACTAGCCCAAAAAGATGTCATCGTTATGCATCCGGGACCGATTAACCGTGGCGTGGAAATATCGCCCGACATTGCCGACGATTCTTCTTATTCTGTAATTCTTGATCAGGTGAACAAAGGCGTGGCCGTAAGAATGGCACTGCTTTACCTGCTCACCGGAGGTAGTGAATGAAACTATTATTAACCGGCGCGAGAATAATAGATCCCGCGCAAAACATAGACTCCCGAATGGATATTTTTCTGGAAGACGGTAAAATTGCCAAGATTGGCGCAAATCTTTCCAAGTCATTAAAATCAAAAGATTCAGAAAAAACATCGAAGATTATTGATTTGGCCGGAATGATTATCGTTCCCGGGCTGATTGATATGCACACACATCTGCGCGAACCTGGTTTTGAATACAAAGAAACAATAGCATCAGGAGCCGCTGCCGCAATTGCCGGTGGATTTACCTCTATTGCCTGCATGCCCAACACCAATCCGATTAACGATAATCGTTCCATTACAGAATTTATCAAAAGAAAAGCAGCGGAGGCCGCGCTGGTTAATGTTTATCCGATTGGCGCCATCAGCATGGATTCAGCAGGTTCAAAGCTTACAGAATTCTGGGACCTCAAAGAAGCGGGCATTGTCGCGCTTTCCGACGACGGCAATCCGGTAATGAACGCCGCCCTGATGCGCAGGGCTATGGAATATGCCTTCTCCCTGCAATTACCGGTTATTTCGCACTGCGAAGACACAAACCTCTCTGCGGATGGGTTGATGAACGAAGGTTATTATTCAACCATCCTGGGACTGCGCGGTATCCCCGGCATCGCGGAAGAAGCAATGATTGCCCGTGATATTCTAATTGCCGAATTTACCAAGACTTGTGTTCACATAGCGCATGTCAGCACGGCCGGTTCCGTTCGCCTGATTCGCGATGCCAAAAAAAGAGGTCTGAAAGTAACGGCGGAGACCGCACCCCACTATTTCACTCTGACCGAAGAATCACTTCAGGGCTATGATACCAACTTCAAAATCA
The sequence above is a segment of the Deltaproteobacteria bacterium HGW-Deltaproteobacteria-2 genome. Coding sequences within it:
- a CDS encoding aspartate carbamoyltransferase; translated protein: MKFERKDILGIKDLSVDEINFILETAESFLEVSTRKIKKVPTLRGKTIINLFYEASTRTRTSFEIAGKRLSADTINISASTSSVVKGETLIDTARNLEAMNPDVIVIRHSASGAPQMLASLVKQSIINAGDGAHEHPTQALLDMMTIKEHKSKIAGLKVAIIGDIEHSRVARSNIYGLSKMGADVVLAGPATMLPRDIEQMGVKVFNKMEEAIEGADVVMMLRIQLERQKQSIFPSLREYSQHYCLNRNNIKLAQKDVIVMHPGPINRGVEISPDIADDSSYSVILDQVNKGVAVRMALLYLLTGGSE
- a CDS encoding dihydroorotase — translated: MKLLLTGARIIDPAQNIDSRMDIFLEDGKIAKIGANLSKSLKSKDSEKTSKIIDLAGMIIVPGLIDMHTHLREPGFEYKETIASGAAAAIAGGFTSIACMPNTNPINDNRSITEFIKRKAAEAALVNVYPIGAISMDSAGSKLTEFWDLKEAGIVALSDDGNPVMNAALMRRAMEYAFSLQLPVISHCEDTNLSADGLMNEGYYSTILGLRGIPGIAEEAMIARDILIAEFTKTCVHIAHVSTAGSVRLIRDAKKRGLKVTAETAPHYFTLTEESLQGYDTNFKINPPLRSEKDIAAIKEGLADGTIDVIACDHAPHGRTDKEVEFEYAANGISGLETSLGLSLNLINSKILNWPELIAKMSLNPARILNLPKGTLETGADADITVIDPQLKWTVDVQAFRSRGKNSPFHGRQMQGKAILTIVGGEIKFDGR